One window from the genome of Spirosoma rhododendri encodes:
- a CDS encoding alpha/beta hydrolase has protein sequence MRTLLLTCLFAIVLTTLHAQEVIKLWPDGQIPNAIAGVPDNEKAEMGADGIARISNVSTPTLTVYKPAGKPTGSAVMICPGGGYGILASGHEGEDIARWLNGMGVTAFVLKYRLPNEKLMTSQQEVPLMDAMQAMTLIRQKAGQYGIDTGRIGVMGFSAGGHLASTLATHYNKGPKANEQAKPNFAILIYPVITFGENTHSGSKNNLLGKLSTSPEMVAYYSNELQVTSQTPPTFLVHSEDDKAVPVQNSIDFYLACLKNNVPAEMHLYPKGGHGYGLRTAKYGSLNTWPDTCKAWLTALGAI, from the coding sequence ATGCGTACTCTTTTGCTCACCTGTCTGTTTGCTATTGTGCTAACCACCCTACACGCTCAGGAAGTAATCAAACTGTGGCCCGACGGGCAGATTCCCAACGCTATCGCCGGTGTGCCCGACAACGAAAAGGCGGAAATGGGAGCCGATGGCATCGCCCGGATTAGTAATGTCTCGACACCGACGCTGACAGTCTACAAACCAGCTGGCAAACCGACTGGCAGTGCCGTGATGATCTGCCCTGGCGGTGGTTACGGTATTCTGGCATCGGGGCATGAAGGCGAAGACATTGCCCGCTGGCTCAACGGTATGGGTGTCACCGCGTTTGTGCTCAAATACCGCCTGCCGAACGAAAAGCTGATGACCAGCCAACAGGAGGTACCGCTGATGGACGCCATGCAGGCGATGACGCTGATCCGTCAGAAGGCAGGGCAGTACGGCATAGATACCGGCAGAATAGGCGTAATGGGGTTCTCGGCAGGGGGGCACCTGGCATCGACACTGGCGACGCACTACAACAAGGGACCGAAGGCCAATGAACAGGCAAAGCCCAACTTCGCCATTCTGATTTATCCGGTCATTACGTTCGGTGAGAACACCCACAGCGGGTCGAAAAACAACCTGCTTGGTAAACTAAGCACCTCGCCGGAGATGGTGGCCTACTATTCCAATGAGTTGCAGGTTACCAGCCAGACTCCACCGACATTCCTCGTTCATTCGGAAGATGATAAAGCCGTCCCGGTTCAGAATAGTATTGATTTTTACCTCGCCTGTTTGAAAAACAACGTGCCAGCCGAGATGCACCTGTATCCGAAAGGCGGACACGGTTACGGGCTGCGGACGGCAAAATATGGTTCGCTCAACACATGGCCCGATACCTGTAAAGCATGGCTGACAGCGCTGGGTGCGATATAA
- a CDS encoding prohibitin family protein, with protein MFFLIIGLLLLLAGFAINTPALTFSRYSRPVKLTGFVLLILGFLTAAVRQIDAGQVGVISLFGNVSDRALSSGLNFVNPLANVTEFDTKTQNYTMSATNDEGQKVGDDAIRVLTADGLEVVIDLTVLYRVIPADAPRIYQEIGTDYMDKIVRPITRTRIRDNAVYYDAVALYSTRRDEFQGRIYKTIESDFRKRGLLLEQLLIRNIDLPASVKKTIESKINAEQDAQKMQFVLAKERQEAERKRVEAQGIADYQRILSTGLSDRQLQYEQIKAQRELAASPNAKIVIMGGRGTMPLILNEK; from the coding sequence ATGTTTTTCCTCATCATCGGTCTACTTCTTCTGCTGGCCGGTTTCGCAATCAATACCCCCGCGCTGACATTTTCGCGCTATTCCCGTCCGGTCAAACTGACCGGTTTTGTCCTGCTGATACTGGGTTTTCTGACGGCCGCTGTCCGGCAAATCGATGCGGGTCAGGTCGGCGTCATTTCGCTTTTCGGCAACGTCAGCGATCGGGCGCTTAGCTCCGGCCTGAACTTCGTGAATCCGCTCGCCAATGTGACGGAGTTCGATACCAAGACGCAGAACTACACCATGTCGGCAACGAACGACGAGGGGCAGAAAGTGGGCGACGATGCCATCCGGGTTCTCACCGCCGACGGGCTTGAAGTCGTTATCGACCTGACGGTTCTGTACCGGGTTATCCCGGCTGATGCCCCCCGCATTTATCAGGAGATTGGTACCGATTACATGGATAAGATCGTTCGGCCAATTACGCGGACCCGCATCCGCGACAATGCCGTGTATTACGACGCCGTCGCCTTATACTCGACCCGACGCGATGAATTTCAGGGCCGGATCTACAAAACGATTGAGTCAGATTTTCGCAAGCGGGGCCTGCTGCTGGAACAACTCCTGATCCGTAACATCGACCTTCCCGCATCGGTGAAGAAAACGATCGAATCGAAAATCAATGCCGAGCAGGACGCCCAAAAGATGCAGTTCGTGCTGGCGAAGGAGCGTCAGGAGGCCGAACGCAAGCGCGTCGAAGCACAGGGTATTGCCGATTATCAGCGCATTCTGTCGACCGGCTTGAGCGACCGGCAGCTTCAGTACGAGCAAATCAAAGCGCAACGTGAACTAGCCGCTTCGCCAAACGCCAAGATTGTGATTATGGGAGGTCGGGGTACTATGCCGTTGATTCTCAACGAAAAGTAG
- a CDS encoding DUF1573 domain-containing protein has protein sequence MKTIFSLFVALFAFVAVSYGQKGTMKFAKETHDFGKVEQGKPVTYVFEFKNNGTDPVVINDAAASCGCTKPSWTKEPVMPGKTGSVSATYNAATPGQFTKSVTVTSNAESGQTTLYLKGEVVTQKETAAAAPTATPMDKSKKKGTKTSR, from the coding sequence ATGAAAACCATTTTTTCACTTTTCGTAGCTTTATTTGCCTTTGTTGCAGTTAGCTATGGTCAGAAAGGCACCATGAAGTTTGCCAAAGAGACGCATGATTTTGGCAAGGTTGAGCAGGGCAAGCCTGTTACCTACGTATTCGAGTTCAAGAACAACGGTACGGACCCGGTTGTCATCAATGATGCCGCTGCTTCCTGCGGCTGCACGAAGCCGAGCTGGACGAAGGAGCCCGTAATGCCCGGCAAAACAGGTTCGGTATCGGCTACCTACAATGCCGCTACCCCGGGTCAGTTTACCAAGTCGGTAACCGTGACGAGCAACGCTGAATCGGGACAGACAACGCTGTACCTCAAAGGCGAAGTGGTTACGCAGAAAGAAACTGCTGCGGCTGCACCAACGGCTACCCCGATGGACAAGTCGAAGAAGAAAGGCACTAAGACTTCACGCTAA
- a CDS encoding alpha-ketoacid dehydrogenase subunit alpha/beta, producing the protein MIANEKLRSTDILTREKILYDYRMASESRQVSLLGRRDVMGGRAKFGIFGDGKELAQLAAARAFRRGDFRSGYYRDQTFVAALGELRWSEFFAQLYAHADLTAEPNTAGRSMNGHFATRWVDDQGLWRSQTDQYNSVCDIAPTAGQIPRAVGLAYASKLYRQNPALHDMTGFSHEGNEVVFGTIGDASTSQGMFWETMNAAGVLQVPLLMSVWDDGYGISVPVEYQTTKGSISKAMAGLQRDADDKGIEIMTVKGWDYVALLETYEQAARICREQHVPVLVHVQELTQPQGHSTSGSHERYKSKKRLAWEAEHDCNRTFRSWILTNGYATGDELDAIDAEAKQVAGEARTSAWNAFQESMKADMNEALDLLQRVARHNPKSAELMAIREQLRKEHLPLRRDAVSAVRKALRTVRMDKAAVKAPLQAYLKTIDEKAEDMYHSFLLSQSPDSPLLITGTPAQYTDESPTIDGYMLMQRYFDNLFGRDERVVAMGEDVGMIGDVNQGFAGLQEKYGELRITDTGIRETTIVGQGIGMAMRGLRPIVEIQYFDYIYYALATLTDDLATLHYRTKGGQKAPLIIRTRGHRLEGIWHSGSPMGAMLGSLRGIHVLVPRNMTQAAGFYNTLVKGDDPALVIECLNGYRLKERLPDNLSEFCLPLGVPDVLRTGTDLTVVTYGAMCRIVLEAATQLAEMGIQVEVIDAQTLLPFDRHHLIMESIKKTNRVIFADEDVPGGASAYMLQQVVDKQDAYRYLDSPPRTLSAKAHRPPTVPTGTIFPNQMLTT; encoded by the coding sequence GTGATAGCCAACGAAAAACTCCGCTCGACTGATATTCTCACTCGCGAAAAAATCCTATATGACTACCGAATGGCCAGTGAAAGCCGACAGGTAAGCTTATTGGGTCGGCGCGACGTTATGGGGGGGCGGGCTAAGTTCGGCATCTTTGGCGACGGAAAGGAACTGGCTCAGCTGGCTGCGGCCCGCGCATTTCGCCGGGGCGACTTCCGGTCGGGCTATTACCGGGATCAGACGTTTGTTGCTGCACTGGGCGAACTACGCTGGAGTGAATTCTTTGCCCAGCTCTATGCCCATGCTGATTTGACGGCTGAACCTAATACGGCCGGACGGTCAATGAACGGCCACTTTGCCACCCGCTGGGTCGACGATCAGGGGCTGTGGCGGAGTCAGACCGATCAGTATAATTCCGTTTGTGATATTGCGCCCACCGCCGGGCAGATTCCGCGCGCTGTGGGGCTGGCTTATGCGTCGAAGCTGTACCGGCAAAACCCGGCTCTGCACGACATGACTGGCTTTTCGCACGAGGGAAACGAAGTTGTGTTTGGAACCATCGGCGATGCGTCGACCTCGCAGGGGATGTTCTGGGAGACAATGAACGCGGCTGGGGTGTTGCAGGTGCCGCTACTGATGTCGGTTTGGGACGATGGCTATGGTATTTCGGTGCCGGTAGAGTACCAGACGACGAAGGGCAGCATATCGAAAGCGATGGCTGGCCTGCAACGCGACGCCGACGATAAAGGCATTGAGATAATGACCGTGAAAGGCTGGGACTACGTGGCCCTGCTCGAAACCTACGAACAGGCGGCTCGTATCTGCCGGGAACAGCACGTGCCGGTACTAGTGCACGTTCAGGAATTGACCCAGCCACAGGGCCATTCGACTTCGGGTTCGCACGAACGGTACAAGAGTAAAAAACGACTGGCCTGGGAAGCCGAGCATGATTGCAACCGCACCTTTCGGTCCTGGATTTTAACCAATGGTTACGCAACGGGTGATGAACTCGACGCTATCGACGCCGAAGCAAAACAGGTTGCCGGAGAGGCCCGCACATCAGCCTGGAATGCGTTTCAGGAGTCGATGAAGGCCGACATGAACGAAGCACTCGACTTATTACAGCGTGTAGCGCGGCACAACCCGAAATCGGCTGAGCTAATGGCCATTCGGGAGCAGTTGCGTAAAGAACACCTGCCCCTCCGTCGCGACGCGGTTAGTGCTGTTCGGAAAGCATTGCGCACGGTGCGGATGGATAAAGCGGCTGTGAAAGCGCCCCTGCAGGCATACCTCAAAACGATCGACGAGAAGGCGGAGGATATGTACCATTCGTTCCTGCTCAGTCAGTCGCCAGATTCACCCTTGCTCATCACCGGTACGCCTGCACAGTACACCGATGAGTCCCCGACGATCGACGGATATATGCTGATGCAGCGCTACTTCGATAACCTGTTTGGACGCGACGAGCGGGTGGTGGCGATGGGCGAAGACGTCGGTATGATCGGCGACGTGAATCAGGGCTTTGCTGGTCTACAGGAGAAATACGGTGAACTACGCATTACAGATACCGGTATTCGCGAAACGACAATCGTCGGGCAGGGTATTGGTATGGCGATGCGTGGCCTGCGCCCCATTGTCGAGATTCAGTATTTCGATTACATCTACTACGCGCTGGCGACGCTGACCGATGATCTGGCGACGCTGCATTACCGCACGAAAGGTGGACAGAAGGCACCCCTGATTATCCGTACGCGTGGTCACCGGCTCGAAGGTATCTGGCATTCGGGTTCGCCGATGGGCGCTATGCTGGGCAGCCTGCGGGGTATTCACGTGCTGGTGCCGCGCAACATGACGCAGGCAGCAGGCTTCTACAACACGCTTGTCAAAGGCGACGATCCGGCTTTGGTTATCGAATGCCTGAACGGGTATCGGCTGAAAGAACGACTGCCCGATAACCTGAGCGAGTTCTGCCTGCCGCTTGGTGTCCCCGATGTGTTGCGTACGGGCACTGATCTGACGGTAGTTACCTACGGAGCCATGTGCCGCATTGTGCTGGAAGCCGCCACTCAGCTTGCCGAGATGGGTATTCAGGTGGAAGTGATCGATGCACAGACGCTGCTGCCTTTCGATCGGCACCACTTGATTATGGAGTCGATCAAGAAGACGAACCGGGTTATTTTTGCGGACGAAGACGTTCCCGGTGGGGCGTCGGCCTACATGCTGCAACAGGTTGTCGACAAGCAGGATGCATACCGTTATCTGGATTCGCCCCCCCGCACCTTGTCGGCCAAAGCTCACCGCCCCCCTACGGTTCCGACGGGGACTATTTTTCCAAACCAAATGTTGACGACGTAA
- a CDS encoding 4Fe-4S dicluster domain-containing protein: MAYFQDIKRGIQTSVKGLSLTLRHLRNATKRRSAVGVASDNYFDLQTGLVTLEYPHEQLPIPDNGRYRLHNEIDDCIVCDKCAKVCPVDCITIDAIKATEEVGRASDGSPIRLYAATFDIDMAKCCYCGLCTVVCPTECLTMDKKFDYSEFELGKLTYHYADLTPTEADEKRALYEQFVQEKEAQKAAAAAAKKAATSAETPAEPAKRPAFRPTAKPATPVSPDENSAGGAIEHPLTDATPTEMEQIAQGGLETTKKPTFQPTRKPTVPPAPIEPDAQANVTEEEKPASAPAAAKPAFRPSMKPASATPPADKPEGIEVPATPAPKPAGFRPTMKPAAATSADEPKQPADEVTDAPQESAKPKPVFHPTMKPAAAPPAEPASEPVTDAVPEAPKPKPAFRPTMKPATVPSADQATDNDADKPAVPVEKKPAFRPTMKPKPAGDALTDAAVSQDKTPSVDEEKPVAPAVAKPAGFRPTMKPAVPPTATPDEQTVPETKAELPEEPPKAKPAFRPTMKPKPKPDEGESA; this comes from the coding sequence ATGGCGTATTTTCAGGATATAAAGCGGGGGATTCAGACGTCGGTTAAGGGGCTGAGCCTGACGCTGCGGCACCTGCGCAACGCGACCAAACGACGGTCGGCGGTGGGGGTTGCCAGCGACAATTATTTCGATCTACAGACGGGGCTCGTTACGCTGGAATACCCGCACGAGCAACTGCCCATTCCCGACAATGGCCGTTACCGGCTTCACAACGAAATCGACGATTGCATTGTCTGTGATAAATGCGCCAAAGTCTGTCCCGTCGACTGCATTACAATTGATGCCATCAAAGCAACGGAGGAAGTAGGACGGGCGTCTGACGGGTCACCGATCCGTCTGTATGCGGCTACGTTCGATATCGACATGGCAAAGTGCTGCTACTGCGGTCTGTGCACGGTCGTCTGCCCGACGGAGTGCCTGACGATGGACAAGAAGTTCGATTATAGCGAATTTGAATTGGGCAAGCTGACGTATCACTACGCGGACCTGACACCAACCGAAGCCGACGAAAAGCGGGCGTTGTACGAGCAGTTTGTTCAGGAAAAAGAAGCGCAGAAAGCGGCTGCGGCAGCCGCGAAGAAAGCTGCCACGTCAGCGGAAACGCCCGCCGAACCAGCCAAACGCCCGGCGTTCCGCCCAACGGCAAAACCCGCTACCCCCGTTTCGCCGGACGAGAACTCAGCCGGTGGGGCTATCGAGCATCCGCTGACCGACGCGACGCCAACTGAGATGGAGCAGATCGCGCAGGGTGGATTGGAAACTACGAAAAAACCAACCTTCCAGCCGACTCGCAAACCGACGGTTCCGCCCGCCCCCATCGAACCCGACGCACAGGCTAACGTAACGGAAGAGGAAAAACCCGCGTCGGCACCAGCGGCCGCGAAACCGGCATTCCGCCCGTCGATGAAACCCGCATCGGCGACACCACCGGCCGATAAGCCGGAAGGCATTGAGGTACCGGCTACCCCTGCGCCCAAACCGGCTGGCTTCCGACCAACAATGAAACCAGCGGCTGCAACGTCGGCCGACGAGCCGAAGCAACCCGCTGATGAGGTAACTGATGCTCCGCAGGAGTCTGCAAAACCGAAGCCTGTCTTCCACCCGACAATGAAACCGGCGGCCGCTCCGCCTGCTGAGCCAGCAAGTGAGCCGGTAACCGACGCAGTACCGGAGGCCCCAAAGCCTAAGCCCGCGTTTCGGCCGACGATGAAGCCAGCGACTGTTCCGTCGGCAGATCAGGCTACTGATAATGACGCCGACAAGCCCGCCGTGCCGGTCGAGAAGAAACCTGCGTTTCGTCCAACGATGAAACCGAAGCCAGCGGGTGACGCGCTAACTGATGCGGCAGTGTCTCAAGACAAAACGCCGTCGGTTGATGAGGAAAAACCGGTTGCGCCAGCCGTAGCAAAGCCAGCGGGTTTTCGGCCCACGATGAAACCGGCTGTGCCGCCCACGGCTACGCCGGATGAACAGACTGTGCCGGAAACAAAAGCTGAACTCCCGGAAGAGCCGCCCAAAGCAAAACCGGCATTCCGCCCGACAATGAAGCCGAAGCCCAAACCTGACGAGGGCGAATCGGCCTAG
- a CDS encoding NADH-quinone oxidoreductase subunit J family protein has protein sequence MIQLAFYGFSALTLFGALAVLFTRNVLYAAFFLLLTLLGVAALFVLASADFLAIAQIMIYVGGVLVLVIFGVMLTHKTEPAASISSQTANRIPSLNRVGAGLAGLAVAGGLFVALYTLLARANFPLLNEPVGWQSTINTIGRQLMTDYVVPFEIAGVLLLAALVGATYLAARGQAANQ, from the coding sequence GTGATTCAGCTCGCTTTCTACGGCTTTTCGGCGCTTACCCTCTTCGGTGCACTGGCTGTGTTGTTTACCCGCAACGTACTGTATGCCGCCTTTTTCCTGTTGCTCACCCTGCTGGGGGTTGCCGCGTTGTTTGTACTGGCAAGCGCCGACTTTCTGGCTATTGCCCAGATCATGATCTACGTCGGTGGGGTGCTGGTGCTGGTAATTTTCGGCGTGATGCTTACCCACAAAACCGAACCGGCAGCCTCCATCAGCAGCCAGACGGCGAACCGGATACCGTCGCTGAATCGGGTAGGGGCGGGTCTTGCGGGACTCGCCGTAGCGGGTGGGCTGTTCGTGGCGTTGTACACGCTGCTGGCACGGGCTAATTTTCCGTTGCTCAACGAGCCAGTAGGCTGGCAATCAACGATCAATACGATTGGTCGGCAGCTGATGACTGATTATGTCGTACCGTTTGAAATAGCGGGTGTGCTGTTATTGGCTGCGCTGGTTGGGGCAACATACCTTGCCGCTCGCGGGCAGGCGGCTAATCAATAG
- a CDS encoding TPM domain-containing protein, which yields MNVRPYSSFLRLLRGSLLLVSLALLALAGYAQTGSTADSVIPARPNPPRLVNDFAGALSAQERARLEQKLDAYNDSTSTQITIVIVKSTEPYPIGDFAFQVGRKWGVGQSQKNNGLVLAWATQTRKVYIATGYGLEGAIPDAIAKRIISNDIVPAFKEQRYFDGLDAATTEIIQRAQGEYKADPRSSDDDGGLGGIFVLIVIGVIIFIIFANRNRGGGGSNRNRGGGFFPPVFFPTSTYSGWGGSSGGGGFGGGGGGGFGGFGGGSFGGGGAGGDY from the coding sequence GTGAACGTCCGTCCGTATTCTTCATTCCTCCGCTTACTCCGTGGTAGCCTGCTGCTGGTCAGTCTGGCACTGCTGGCATTGGCTGGCTACGCGCAGACTGGGTCGACTGCCGATTCCGTTATTCCGGCCCGCCCGAACCCGCCCCGCCTGGTCAACGACTTCGCGGGAGCACTCAGCGCGCAGGAACGCGCCCGGCTGGAGCAAAAACTGGATGCCTACAACGATTCTACCTCAACGCAGATCACAATCGTTATCGTAAAAAGCACGGAGCCATACCCCATCGGCGACTTTGCGTTTCAGGTAGGCCGGAAGTGGGGCGTTGGGCAAAGCCAGAAAAATAACGGGCTGGTACTGGCCTGGGCTACGCAGACCCGCAAGGTGTATATTGCCACGGGCTACGGGCTGGAAGGTGCCATTCCCGACGCTATCGCCAAGCGTATCATTTCCAACGACATTGTTCCGGCCTTTAAAGAGCAGCGCTATTTCGATGGTCTGGATGCGGCAACGACCGAAATTATTCAACGGGCGCAGGGCGAGTACAAAGCCGATCCACGCTCCTCGGATGACGACGGCGGACTGGGCGGCATCTTCGTACTGATCGTTATCGGCGTAATTATCTTCATCATTTTCGCCAACCGTAACCGGGGTGGTGGCGGCAGCAATCGCAACCGGGGTGGCGGCTTCTTCCCACCGGTCTTTTTCCCAACGTCGACTTATTCAGGCTGGGGTGGCTCAAGCGGTGGGGGCGGCTTCGGCGGAGGAGGGGGTGGTGGTTTTGGCGGTTTCGGCGGAGGCAGCTTCGGTGGCGGTGGTGCTGGTGGCGACTATTGA
- a CDS encoding TPM domain-containing protein, which yields MTTPFTPAEQEQLIDAIRQAELATSGEIRVHIEAHCSSPDPVQRAIEVFHRLGMHETRLRNGVLFYLAHEDRKFAVVGDEGINRQVPADFWVSTKDLMRGYFAKAQYVEGLRQGIGRAGQQLKQYFPYDGATDTNELPDDISFS from the coding sequence ATGACCACGCCTTTCACTCCCGCCGAACAGGAACAACTTATCGATGCCATCCGGCAGGCCGAGCTGGCAACGTCGGGCGAAATCCGCGTCCATATCGAAGCGCACTGTTCATCACCAGATCCGGTGCAGCGAGCTATTGAGGTGTTTCATCGGTTGGGTATGCATGAAACCAGGCTGCGCAACGGCGTCCTTTTTTACCTGGCACACGAAGACCGTAAGTTTGCCGTCGTCGGCGATGAGGGTATTAACCGGCAGGTTCCCGCCGACTTCTGGGTGAGCACTAAAGACCTGATGCGCGGTTATTTCGCCAAAGCGCAATACGTGGAAGGGCTCCGGCAGGGTATCGGCCGGGCCGGTCAGCAGCTGAAACAGTATTTTCCGTACGACGGGGCCACCGATACCAACGAACTCCCCGACGATATTTCGTTTAGTTAG
- a CDS encoding LemA family protein — translation MSKSLIIVIVIALILGMYGCSSYNGLVTSDTNVQEKWSQVQTQYQRRSDLIPNLVNTVKGAANFEKGTLVAVQEARSKATSINLTADQLTPENVQKFQAAQDQLSGSLSRLLAVAENYPNLKATQNFSELQAQLEGTENRIAVSRNDFNGAVRTYNQSVRSFPNNIFAGVFGFPVKGFFEASQAAQNAPSVQF, via the coding sequence ATGTCAAAGTCGCTCATTATCGTGATTGTCATTGCCCTCATTCTGGGCATGTATGGCTGTAGTTCGTACAACGGCCTGGTCACCAGTGATACCAACGTACAGGAAAAATGGTCGCAGGTACAAACGCAGTATCAGCGCCGGTCCGACCTGATTCCGAACCTGGTCAACACCGTGAAAGGGGCCGCTAATTTTGAGAAAGGTACGCTCGTGGCCGTGCAGGAAGCCCGCTCGAAAGCTACCTCGATCAATCTGACGGCCGATCAGCTGACGCCCGAAAACGTGCAGAAGTTTCAGGCCGCTCAGGATCAGCTCAGCGGCTCGCTGTCGCGGCTGCTCGCGGTAGCAGAAAACTACCCGAACCTGAAAGCCACGCAGAATTTCTCGGAATTGCAGGCACAGCTGGAAGGCACGGAAAACCGCATTGCGGTGTCGCGTAACGATTTCAATGGAGCCGTTCGAACCTACAATCAGTCGGTCCGGTCGTTTCCGAACAACATCTTCGCGGGTGTGTTTGGCTTCCCGGTGAAAGGCTTTTTCGAGGCTTCGCAGGCAGCACAGAACGCCCCTTCGGTTCAGTTTTAA